A DNA window from Thiobacillus denitrificans ATCC 25259 contains the following coding sequences:
- a CDS encoding inositol monophosphatase family protein produces the protein MLEEVKALVREVAQREVTPRFLKVAHSHKADGSLFTEADALAQAALEVGLPRIRDVPVLGEEMTEREQQDAWGAGREGLWCVDPIDGTSNFVAGVPYFAISVAYLYKGERQLGVVYDPIADEMFSAVRGQGAHLNGTPLPLRPPVQDLRRALAGVEMKRIDRELAGRLASWPPYASQRNFGASTLDWCYTAAGRFDIYVHGGQKLWDYAAGALILEEAGGRLASLTGSFDIASVWERSVVASVSPDLFEQWRDWLKAAGA, from the coding sequence ATGCTGGAAGAGGTCAAGGCCCTGGTGCGCGAAGTCGCGCAGCGTGAGGTGACGCCGCGCTTTCTCAAGGTCGCGCACAGCCACAAAGCCGACGGCAGCCTTTTCACCGAGGCCGATGCGCTCGCGCAGGCTGCGCTCGAAGTGGGGCTGCCGCGAATCCGCGACGTGCCCGTGCTCGGCGAGGAAATGACCGAGCGCGAGCAGCAGGACGCGTGGGGCGCGGGACGCGAGGGACTGTGGTGCGTCGACCCGATCGACGGCACCTCCAACTTCGTCGCCGGCGTGCCCTACTTCGCGATCTCGGTGGCCTATCTCTACAAGGGCGAGCGCCAGCTCGGGGTCGTCTACGACCCGATCGCCGATGAGATGTTCAGCGCCGTACGCGGCCAGGGCGCGCATCTGAACGGCACGCCGCTGCCCTTGCGCCCGCCCGTGCAGGATCTGCGCCGCGCGCTGGCCGGCGTCGAGATGAAACGCATCGACCGTGAACTGGCGGGGCGGCTCGCCTCGTGGCCGCCCTACGCGTCGCAGCGCAACTTCGGCGCGTCGACGCTCGACTGGTGTTACACGGCGGCGGGCCGCTTCGACATCTATGTCCACGGCGGGCAAAAGCTCTGGGATTACGCTGCCGGCGCGCTGATCCTCGAAGAGGCCGGCGGCCGCCTCGCCAGCCTGACCGGCAGCTTCGACATTGCGAGCGTGTGGGAGCGCTCGGTCGTCGCCTCGGTGAGTCCGGACTTGTTCGAGCAGTGGCGAGACTGGCTCAAGGCGGCGGGCGCATAA
- the tkt gene encoding transketolase codes for MPTRTDLSNAIRALAMDAVEKAKSGHPGAPMGMAEIAETLWNHHMRHNPVNPKWADRDRFVLSNGHGSMLIYALLHLTGYDLSMDDLKQFRQLHSKTPGHPEYGYAPGVETTTGPLGQGITNAVGMAMAEKVLAHEFNKPGHSIVDHHTYVFLGDGCMMEGISHEACALAGTWKLNKLIAFWDDNGISIDGHIEHWYTDDTAKRFEAYGWQVIPNVDGHDVVAIEAAIQKAKASSDKPTLICCKTIIGKGSPNKAGTHDVHGAALGHDEVEATRKNMGWNSPAFEVPADIYAGWDAKTKGQGLETLWNNKFAEYKKAFPAEAAEFERRMKGELPANWKAHVAEKLAAINAKGETVATRKASQIAINALASALPEFLGGSADLTGSNLTNWEGCHPVRHGKPGNYISYGVREFGMAAIMNGMALHGGLLPFGGTFLMFSEYSRNAIRMAALMKQRVIHVFTHDSIGLGEDGPTHQPVEQTATLRMIPNIDVWRPCDTVETMVGWAHSVERTDGPTCHILSRQNLPFMQRDDATLASIAKGGYVLKDAAGAKAVIIATGSEVELAVKAADTLAAEGIAVRVVSMPSTNTFDRQDAAYRESVLPKGLPRVAVEAGVTDFWRKYVGLEGAVVGIDTFGESAPAPALFKHFGITAEAVAAAVKSVL; via the coding sequence ATGCCAACCCGTACCGACCTGTCGAACGCCATCCGCGCACTCGCGATGGATGCAGTCGAAAAAGCGAAATCCGGCCACCCCGGCGCCCCGATGGGCATGGCGGAAATCGCCGAGACGCTGTGGAACCATCATATGCGTCACAACCCGGTCAACCCCAAGTGGGCCGACCGTGACCGCTTCGTGCTGTCGAACGGTCACGGCTCGATGCTGATCTATGCGCTGTTGCACCTGACCGGTTACGACCTGTCGATGGACGACCTCAAGCAGTTCCGCCAGTTGCACTCGAAGACCCCGGGCCACCCCGAGTACGGCTATGCGCCCGGCGTCGAGACGACGACCGGCCCGCTCGGCCAGGGCATCACCAACGCGGTCGGCATGGCGATGGCGGAAAAAGTGCTGGCGCACGAATTCAATAAGCCCGGCCACAGCATCGTCGACCACCACACCTACGTGTTCCTCGGCGACGGCTGCATGATGGAAGGCATCTCGCACGAGGCCTGCGCGCTCGCCGGCACCTGGAAGCTCAACAAGCTGATCGCGTTCTGGGACGACAACGGCATTTCGATCGACGGCCACATCGAGCACTGGTACACCGACGACACGGCCAAGCGTTTCGAAGCCTACGGCTGGCAGGTCATCCCGAACGTCGACGGCCACGACGTCGTCGCGATCGAAGCCGCGATCCAGAAGGCCAAGGCGAGCAGCGACAAGCCCACGCTGATCTGCTGCAAGACGATCATCGGCAAGGGCTCGCCGAACAAGGCCGGTACGCACGACGTGCACGGCGCAGCGCTCGGCCACGACGAAGTCGAGGCGACCCGCAAGAACATGGGCTGGAATTCGCCGGCGTTCGAAGTGCCGGCCGACATCTACGCCGGCTGGGACGCGAAGACCAAGGGCCAGGGGCTCGAGACGCTGTGGAACAACAAGTTCGCCGAGTACAAGAAGGCCTTCCCCGCCGAAGCCGCCGAATTCGAGCGCCGCATGAAGGGCGAACTGCCCGCCAACTGGAAGGCGCACGTCGCCGAGAAGCTGGCTGCGATCAACGCCAAGGGCGAGACCGTCGCCACGCGCAAGGCCAGCCAGATCGCGATCAACGCGCTGGCTTCCGCGCTGCCGGAGTTCCTCGGCGGTTCGGCCGACCTGACCGGCTCCAACCTGACCAACTGGGAAGGCTGCCACCCGGTGCGCCACGGCAAGCCCGGCAACTACATCAGCTACGGCGTGCGTGAATTCGGCATGGCCGCGATCATGAACGGCATGGCGCTGCACGGCGGCCTCTTGCCCTTCGGCGGCACCTTCCTGATGTTCTCCGAATACTCGCGCAACGCCATCCGCATGGCCGCGCTGATGAAGCAGCGCGTGATCCACGTGTTTACGCACGATTCGATCGGTCTCGGCGAAGACGGCCCGACCCACCAGCCTGTCGAGCAGACCGCGACCCTGCGCATGATCCCCAACATCGACGTCTGGCGTCCGTGCGACACCGTCGAGACCATGGTCGGCTGGGCGCACTCGGTCGAGCGCACCGACGGCCCGACCTGCCACATCCTCTCGCGCCAGAACCTGCCGTTCATGCAGCGCGACGACGCGACGCTCGCGAGCATCGCAAAGGGCGGCTATGTGCTGAAGGATGCGGCCGGCGCGAAGGCCGTCATCATCGCCACCGGCTCCGAAGTCGAACTCGCGGTGAAGGCCGCTGACACGCTCGCCGCCGAAGGCATCGCGGTGCGCGTCGTCTCGATGCCGTCGACCAACACCTTCGACCGCCAGGACGCCGCCTACCGCGAAAGCGTGCTGCCGAAGGGCCTGCCGCGCGTCGCCGTCGAAGCCGGCGTCACCGACTTCTGGCGCAAGTACGTGGGTCTCGAAGGCGCCGTGGTCGGCATCGACACCTTCGGCGAATCGGCCCCTGCGCCCGCGCTGTTCAAGCATTTCGGCATCACCGCCGAGGCCGTCGCGGCCGCGGTCAAGAGCGTGCTGTAA
- the gap gene encoding type I glyceraldehyde-3-phosphate dehydrogenase yields MAIKVGINGFGRIGRMAFRAIAKDFPDIEVVAINDLLDPEYLAYMLKYDSVHGNFKGDIAVEGNNLIVNGKKIRLTAEREPANLKWNEVGAELVIECTGFFLTKETCQKHIDAGAKKVVQSAPSKDDTPMFVYGVNHEKYAGEAIVSAASCTTNCLAPIAKVLNDNWGIKRGLMSTVHAATATQKTVDGPSSKDWRGGRGILENIIPSSTGAAKAVGVVLPELKGKLTGMAFRVPTSDVSVVDLTVELEKPAKYADICAAMKKASQSGDISKTLGYTDEKVVSTDFRGNGFSSIFDAEAGIALDDTFVKVVSWYDNEYGYTCNMLRFVQHVAK; encoded by the coding sequence GTGGCTATCAAAGTAGGTATCAACGGTTTTGGCCGCATCGGCCGCATGGCTTTCCGCGCGATCGCCAAGGACTTCCCGGACATCGAAGTGGTCGCGATCAACGACCTGCTCGATCCCGAGTACCTGGCCTACATGCTGAAATACGATTCGGTGCACGGCAACTTCAAGGGCGACATCGCCGTCGAAGGCAACAACCTCATCGTCAACGGCAAGAAGATCCGCCTGACCGCCGAGCGCGAGCCCGCCAACCTGAAGTGGAACGAAGTCGGCGCCGAGCTGGTGATCGAGTGCACGGGCTTCTTCCTGACCAAGGAAACCTGCCAGAAGCACATCGACGCCGGCGCCAAGAAAGTCGTGCAGTCCGCGCCTTCCAAGGACGACACCCCGATGTTCGTATACGGCGTGAACCACGAGAAGTACGCCGGCGAGGCCATCGTCTCGGCCGCTTCGTGCACGACCAACTGCCTCGCGCCGATCGCCAAGGTGCTGAACGACAACTGGGGCATCAAGCGCGGCCTGATGAGCACCGTGCACGCCGCCACCGCGACCCAGAAGACCGTCGACGGCCCGTCGTCCAAGGACTGGCGCGGCGGCCGCGGCATCCTCGAAAACATCATCCCGTCCTCGACCGGCGCCGCCAAGGCCGTCGGCGTGGTGTTGCCTGAGCTGAAGGGCAAGCTGACCGGCATGGCGTTCCGCGTTCCGACCTCCGACGTCTCGGTCGTCGACCTGACCGTCGAGCTCGAGAAGCCCGCCAAGTACGCGGACATCTGCGCCGCGATGAAGAAGGCTTCGCAGTCGGGCGACATCAGCAAGACCCTCGGCTACACCGACGAGAAAGTCGTTTCGACCGACTTCCGCGGCAACGGCTTCTCGTCGATCTTCGACGCCGAAGCCGGCATCGCGCTCGACGACACCTTCGTCAAGGTCGTGTCGTGGTACGACAACGAGTACGGCTACACCTGCAACATGCTGCGCTTCGTGCAGCACGTCGCGAAGTAA
- a CDS encoding phosphoglycerate kinase, whose translation MAFIRVTDLDLAGKRVFIRADMNVPVKDGKVTSDARITASMRTIEHCMRAGAKVMVTSHLGRPTEGEFKEEDSLKPVVDVIAQKLGKNVRLIREWTEGGFDVANGELVVLENCRVNKGEKKNVDETAKKYAALCDVFVMDAFGTAHRAEASTHGIAKFAPTAAAGILLTEELDALAKALANPARPMVAIVGGSKVSTKLTVLEALSEKVDQLVVGGGIANTFLAAMGKNVGKSLCEHDLIPTAKTLIEKMAARGASIPIAVDVVCGKKFDANEPAVLKSADEVADDDMIFDIGPKSAQELADIIAKAGTIVWNGPVGVFEFDQFGEGTKTVSMAIANAPGFSLAGGGDTIAAIQKYDIYDKVSYISTAGGAFLEYLEGKVLPAVAILEERAQG comes from the coding sequence ATGGCATTCATCCGCGTCACCGATCTCGATCTGGCGGGCAAGCGCGTCTTCATCCGCGCCGACATGAACGTGCCCGTCAAGGACGGCAAGGTCACGTCCGACGCGCGCATCACCGCCTCGATGCGCACCATCGAGCACTGCATGAGGGCCGGCGCCAAGGTCATGGTGACCTCGCACCTCGGCCGCCCGACCGAAGGCGAGTTCAAGGAAGAGGATTCGCTGAAGCCCGTCGTCGACGTGATCGCGCAGAAGCTCGGCAAAAACGTGCGCCTGATCCGTGAATGGACCGAGGGCGGTTTCGACGTCGCGAACGGCGAACTCGTCGTGCTCGAGAACTGCCGCGTCAACAAGGGCGAGAAGAAGAACGTCGACGAGACCGCGAAGAAATACGCCGCGCTGTGCGACGTCTTCGTGATGGACGCCTTCGGCACCGCGCACCGCGCCGAAGCCTCGACCCACGGCATCGCCAAATTCGCGCCGACCGCTGCCGCCGGCATTCTGCTCACCGAAGAGCTCGACGCGCTGGCCAAGGCGCTCGCCAACCCGGCGCGGCCGATGGTCGCGATCGTCGGCGGCTCCAAGGTCTCGACCAAGCTGACCGTGCTCGAGGCGCTGTCCGAGAAGGTCGACCAGTTGGTCGTCGGCGGCGGCATCGCCAACACCTTCCTCGCCGCGATGGGCAAGAACGTCGGCAAGTCGCTGTGTGAACACGACCTGATCCCGACTGCCAAGACGCTGATCGAGAAGATGGCCGCGCGCGGCGCCTCGATCCCGATCGCCGTCGACGTGGTGTGCGGCAAGAAGTTCGACGCCAACGAGCCCGCCGTGCTGAAGAGCGCCGACGAGGTGGCCGACGACGACATGATCTTCGACATCGGCCCGAAGAGCGCGCAGGAGCTTGCCGACATCATCGCCAAGGCCGGCACGATTGTGTGGAACGGCCCGGTCGGCGTGTTCGAGTTCGACCAGTTCGGCGAAGGCACCAAGACCGTCTCGATGGCGATCGCCAACGCCCCGGGCTTCAGCCTGGCCGGCGGCGGCGACACCATCGCCGCGATCCAGAAATACGACATCTACGACAAAGTGAGCTATATCTCGACCGCCGGCGGCGCCTTCCTCGAATACCTGGAAGGCAAGGTGTTGCCGGCCGTGGCGATTCTGGAGGAACGCGCGCAAGGCTAA
- the pyk gene encoding pyruvate kinase yields MIRRTKIVATLGPACSDAKTLDRMMEAGLDVVRLNFSHGVAQDHIDRAELVRSLARTRGRAVGVLVDLQGPKIRIGKFKDNKIVLAKGDNFILDAECALGDQERVGLDYKELPSDVARGVTLLLDDGRIELWVEDVKGSEIHCKVVQGGVLSNNKGINRKGGGLSAAALTEKDIEDIKTAAALKADYLAVSFPRSGADMRQARELLRAAGGRSQLVAKIERTEAIENLEEILDASDAIMVARGDLGVEVGDAAVPALQKRMIRMAIARNKVVITATQMMESMITSPIPTRAEVSDVANAVLDGTDAVMLSAETAAGQYPVEAVQAMDRVCLEAEKEAETQFTRERLDHSFLRADEAIAMSAVFTSVHLNIKAIAALTESGNTCLWMSRLSTRVPIYALTPQVETRRKVTLFRGVYPINLKTATKERDVLLAEAEEELRRRGAVRDGDLILLTIGEPIGQSGGTNTMKIVRVGASKKP; encoded by the coding sequence ATGATTCGCAGAACCAAAATCGTCGCCACCCTCGGCCCCGCCTGCTCCGACGCCAAGACGCTCGATCGGATGATGGAAGCCGGCCTGGACGTGGTCCGTCTCAACTTCTCCCACGGCGTGGCGCAGGACCACATCGACCGCGCCGAACTCGTGCGTTCGCTCGCGCGTACGCGCGGTCGCGCGGTCGGCGTCCTCGTCGACCTGCAGGGGCCGAAGATCCGCATCGGCAAATTCAAGGACAACAAGATCGTCCTCGCCAAGGGCGACAACTTCATCCTCGACGCGGAATGCGCGCTCGGCGACCAGGAGCGCGTCGGCCTCGACTACAAGGAATTGCCGAGCGACGTCGCCCGTGGCGTGACGCTCCTGCTCGACGACGGCCGGATCGAACTCTGGGTCGAAGACGTCAAGGGCAGCGAAATCCACTGCAAGGTCGTGCAGGGCGGCGTGCTCTCGAATAACAAGGGCATCAACCGCAAGGGCGGCGGTCTTTCGGCCGCCGCGCTGACCGAGAAGGACATCGAGGACATCAAGACCGCCGCGGCGCTCAAGGCCGACTACCTCGCGGTCTCCTTCCCGCGCTCGGGCGCCGACATGCGCCAGGCGCGCGAGTTGCTGCGGGCCGCGGGCGGCAGGAGCCAGCTCGTCGCCAAGATCGAGCGCACTGAAGCGATCGAGAACCTCGAAGAAATCCTCGATGCGTCCGACGCGATCATGGTCGCCCGCGGCGACCTCGGCGTCGAGGTCGGCGACGCTGCGGTGCCGGCGCTGCAGAAGCGCATGATCCGTATGGCGATCGCGCGCAACAAGGTCGTCATCACCGCGACGCAGATGATGGAGTCGATGATCACGAGCCCGATCCCGACCCGCGCCGAAGTCTCCGACGTCGCCAACGCCGTGCTCGACGGCACCGACGCCGTCATGCTCTCGGCCGAGACCGCGGCCGGGCAATACCCGGTCGAAGCCGTGCAGGCGATGGACCGCGTCTGCCTCGAAGCCGAAAAGGAAGCCGAGACGCAGTTCACGCGCGAGCGGCTCGACCACAGCTTCCTGCGCGCCGACGAGGCGATCGCGATGTCGGCCGTGTTCACCTCGGTGCACCTCAACATCAAGGCCATCGCCGCGCTGACCGAGTCCGGCAATACCTGTCTGTGGATGAGCCGCCTGTCGACGCGCGTGCCGATCTACGCCTTGACACCTCAGGTCGAAACCCGTAGAAAAGTCACTCTCTTCCGCGGTGTCTATCCGATCAACCTCAAGACCGCCACCAAGGAGCGCGACGTGCTGCTCGCCGAGGCCGAGGAAGAATTGCGGCGGCGCGGCGCCGTGCGCGACGGCGACCTGATCCTGCTGACGATCGGCGAGCCGATCGGCCAGTCGGGCGGCACCAATACGATGAAGATCGTCCGTGTGGGCGCTTCGAAGAAACCCTGA
- the fba gene encoding class II fructose-bisphosphate aldolase (catalyzes the reversible aldol condensation of dihydroxyacetonephosphate and glyceraldehyde 3-phosphate in the Calvin cycle, glycolysis, and/or gluconeogenesis): protein MALISLRQLLDHAAENGYGLPAFNVNNMEQVKAIMEAAAAVDSPVILQGSAGARSYAGEPFLRHLILAAIEMYPQIPICMHQDHGASPSICFRSIQSGFSSVMMDGSLKEDGKTPASYEYNVETTRKVSELAHACGVSVEGELGCLGSLETGKAGEEDGHGAEGTLDHSMLLTDPDEAADFVSKTRVDALAIAIGTSHGAYKFTQKPTGKVLRIDRVKEIHARIPNVHLVMHGSSSVPEDWLAIINSYGGDMGQTYGVPVEEIVEGIKNGVRKVNIDTDLRMASTGAIRKHLAENKSNFDPRKFLKEATKGMSDICKARYEAFGAAGQASKIKKVFNLEEMQKRYDKGELDPKVN, encoded by the coding sequence ATGGCCCTGATTTCCCTTCGTCAACTGCTCGACCATGCCGCCGAAAACGGCTACGGTCTGCCCGCGTTCAACGTCAACAACATGGAGCAGGTCAAGGCCATCATGGAAGCGGCGGCCGCGGTCGACTCGCCCGTGATCCTGCAGGGTTCGGCCGGTGCGCGTTCCTACGCCGGCGAGCCCTTCCTGCGCCACCTGATCCTTGCCGCGATCGAGATGTACCCACAGATCCCGATCTGCATGCACCAGGACCATGGCGCCTCGCCGAGCATCTGCTTCCGCTCGATCCAGTCGGGATTCTCCTCGGTCATGATGGACGGCTCGCTGAAGGAAGACGGCAAGACCCCCGCCAGCTACGAATACAACGTCGAGACCACCCGCAAGGTCTCGGAACTTGCCCACGCCTGCGGCGTCTCGGTCGAAGGTGAACTCGGCTGCCTGGGCTCGCTCGAGACCGGCAAGGCCGGCGAGGAAGACGGCCACGGCGCCGAAGGCACGCTCGACCACTCGATGCTCCTGACCGACCCCGACGAGGCCGCCGACTTCGTCTCCAAGACCAGGGTCGACGCGCTCGCGATCGCCATCGGCACCTCGCACGGCGCCTACAAGTTCACGCAGAAGCCCACCGGCAAGGTGCTGCGCATCGACCGCGTGAAGGAAATCCACGCCCGCATCCCTAACGTGCACCTCGTCATGCACGGCTCGTCGTCGGTGCCCGAAGACTGGCTCGCGATCATCAACAGCTACGGTGGCGACATGGGCCAGACCTACGGCGTGCCGGTCGAAGAGATCGTCGAAGGCATCAAGAACGGCGTGCGCAAGGTCAACATCGACACCGACCTGCGCATGGCGTCGACCGGCGCGATCCGCAAGCACCTGGCCGAGAACAAGTCCAACTTCGACCCGCGCAAATTCCTCAAGGAAGCGACCAAGGGCATGAGCGACATCTGCAAGGCCCGCTACGAAGCCTTCGGCGCCGCCGGCCAGGCCAGCAAGATCAAGAAGGTGTTCAACCTCGAAGAAATGCAGAAGCGCTACGACAAGGGCGAGCTCGACCCCAAGGTCAACTGA
- a CDS encoding UvrD-helicase domain-containing protein produces the protein MSLLAALNPPQREAAKYLDGPLLVLAGAGSGKTRVITHKIAYLIGECGYKPGSIAAITFTNKAAREMAERAAKLTHGVNTKGLIVTTFHSMGLRMLREDAKFAELKPAFSILDSADAAGIVSEIIKTTDKQEIRRAVSRISLWKNELKSPAAALASAEDDNARVYAKIYDRYDATLRAYQAVDFDDLIRLPAELLDTHAELREKWQNRLRHILVDEYQDTNVAQYRLLQKLTGVRAAFTAVGDDDQAIYGWRGASADNLRQLNEDYPHLHVVKLEQNYRSTVRILKAANSLIANNPKLFEKRLWSDLGHGDAIQVMPTKDDEHEAESVVMRLLSHKFQHRTEWRDYAILYRGNYQARVFEQALRNEKVPYQLSGGQSFFDKAEIKDVIAYLRLIANSDDDPAFIRAVTTPKRGIGAATLEKLGQVAATLHVSLFEAVFSAAAASQIGERHLTPLTEFCNFINRMEERVAREPAGELLDDLLKTIGYEVYLFDQDDQRAAQSKWNNVLEFAAWITKKGEEDEKNLLQLTQTIALITLLEGREEEESDAVRLSTLHAAKGLEFGHVFLVGVEENILPHRDAVDEGRLEEERRLMYVGVTRARKSLTLSYCSRRKRARESVACDPSRFIDELGDEVRMPEKPTTAEAKASGSDRLAALKAMLG, from the coding sequence ATGAGCCTGCTCGCAGCGCTCAACCCGCCGCAGCGCGAAGCGGCGAAATACCTCGACGGCCCGCTCCTCGTGCTGGCCGGGGCGGGGTCGGGCAAGACCCGCGTCATCACGCACAAGATCGCCTACCTGATCGGCGAGTGCGGCTACAAGCCGGGCTCGATCGCCGCGATCACCTTCACCAACAAGGCCGCGCGCGAGATGGCCGAGCGCGCCGCCAAGCTGACCCACGGGGTCAACACGAAGGGCCTGATCGTCACGACCTTCCACTCGATGGGCCTCAGAATGCTGCGCGAGGACGCGAAGTTCGCCGAGCTCAAGCCCGCATTCTCGATCCTCGATTCGGCCGACGCCGCCGGCATCGTGTCGGAGATCATCAAGACCACCGACAAGCAGGAAATCCGCCGCGCGGTGTCGCGCATCTCGTTGTGGAAGAACGAGCTCAAGTCGCCCGCCGCCGCCCTGGCTTCGGCTGAGGACGACAACGCGCGCGTGTACGCAAAGATCTACGACCGCTACGACGCGACGCTGCGCGCCTATCAGGCGGTCGACTTCGACGACCTGATCCGCCTGCCGGCCGAACTGCTCGACACCCACGCCGAGCTGCGCGAGAAGTGGCAGAACCGCCTGCGCCACATCCTCGTCGACGAATACCAGGACACCAACGTCGCGCAGTACCGGCTACTGCAGAAGCTCACCGGCGTGCGCGCCGCGTTCACCGCGGTCGGCGACGACGACCAGGCGATCTACGGCTGGCGCGGCGCCTCGGCCGACAACCTCAGGCAGCTCAACGAGGACTACCCGCATCTGCATGTCGTCAAGCTCGAGCAGAACTACCGCTCGACCGTACGCATCCTCAAGGCCGCCAACAGCCTCATCGCCAACAACCCCAAGCTCTTCGAAAAGCGCCTGTGGAGCGACCTCGGCCACGGCGACGCGATCCAGGTCATGCCGACCAAGGACGACGAGCACGAGGCCGAATCGGTCGTCATGCGCCTGCTATCGCACAAGTTCCAGCACCGCACCGAGTGGCGCGACTACGCGATCCTCTACCGCGGCAACTACCAGGCGCGCGTGTTCGAGCAGGCGCTCCGGAACGAGAAGGTGCCCTATCAGCTCTCGGGCGGCCAGTCGTTCTTCGACAAGGCGGAAATCAAGGACGTGATCGCCTACCTGCGCCTGATCGCCAACAGCGACGACGACCCTGCCTTCATTCGCGCCGTCACCACGCCCAAGCGCGGCATCGGCGCCGCCACGCTCGAAAAGCTCGGGCAGGTCGCCGCGACCCTGCACGTCAGCCTGTTCGAGGCAGTCTTTTCGGCCGCCGCCGCATCACAGATCGGTGAGCGACATCTCACGCCACTCACCGAGTTCTGCAACTTCATCAACCGCATGGAGGAGCGCGTCGCGCGCGAGCCGGCCGGCGAACTGCTCGACGACCTCCTGAAGACGATCGGCTACGAGGTCTATCTCTTCGACCAGGACGACCAGCGCGCGGCGCAGAGCAAATGGAACAACGTACTCGAATTCGCCGCCTGGATTACGAAAAAAGGCGAAGAGGACGAGAAGAACCTGCTGCAGCTGACGCAAACCATCGCGCTGATCACGCTGCTCGAAGGCCGCGAAGAGGAAGAGTCCGACGCCGTACGCCTGTCGACCCTGCACGCAGCCAAGGGACTCGAATTCGGCCACGTCTTCCTGGTCGGCGTCGAGGAGAACATCCTGCCGCACCGCGACGCGGTCGACGAAGGCCGCCTCGAAGAGGAGCGCCGCCTGATGTACGTCGGCGTCACCCGCGCGCGCAAGTCGCTGACGCTGTCCTACTGCTCGCGCCGCAAGCGCGCCCGCGAGTCGGTCGCCTGCGATCCGTCACGCTTCATCGATGAATTGGGCGATGAGGTGCGCATGCCGGAAAAACCGACGACCGCGGAAGCGAAGGCCAGCGGCAGCGACCGGCTGGCGGCGTTGAAGGCGATGCTGGGCTGA
- a CDS encoding glutaredoxin family protein, with the protein MKPLIRLFFKTLRLILGPFLLLGHWLSRPKGVVRPPEAQRAVDARTRKLALYHFPTCPFCLKTRRTMRRLSLDIELRDARTEGSHRTALVAGGGKPQVPCLRIRDDDGRETWLYESDAINAWLEREFGTA; encoded by the coding sequence ATGAAACCGCTGATCCGTCTGTTTTTCAAAACCCTGCGTCTTATCCTCGGCCCGTTCTTGTTGCTGGGCCACTGGCTGAGCCGTCCCAAAGGCGTCGTCCGCCCGCCCGAGGCGCAACGCGCGGTCGACGCACGCACCCGCAAGCTCGCGCTCTACCACTTCCCGACCTGCCCGTTCTGCCTCAAGACGCGGCGCACGATGCGGCGCCTGTCGCTCGACATCGAACTGCGCGACGCGCGCACCGAAGGTTCGCATCGCACGGCGCTCGTCGCCGGCGGCGGCAAGCCGCAGGTGCCGTGCCTGCGGATCAGGGACGACGACGGGCGCGAGACCTGGCTTTACGAATCCGACGCCATCAACGCCTGGCTCGAGCGCGAATTCGGCACGGCATGA
- a CDS encoding symmetrical bis(5'-nucleosyl)-tetraphosphatase, whose translation MPTYAIGDIQGCHEPLLRLLDVVRFDAASDRLWFVGDLVNRGPDSLETLRFIRGLGDAAVCVLGNHDLHLIALAAGHGRAHKGDTLDAVLAAPDRDELLGWLRRQKLAWREGDWLMVHAGVLPGWTADEVMRHAAEAEAVLAGAHYRDFLAQMYGNAPVAWDDGLEGVERLRVIVNAFTRLRYCSAAGEMEFHHKGAPGTQPSGWLPWFDVPARKSADLAVVFGHWSTLGLVNRDDLIALDTGCLWGGALSAVRLEDRQVFAVKCRQARSPTG comes from the coding sequence ATGCCTACCTATGCCATCGGTGACATTCAGGGTTGCCACGAGCCCTTGCTGCGCCTGCTCGACGTCGTCCGTTTCGACGCGGCTTCCGACCGCCTGTGGTTCGTCGGCGACCTGGTCAACCGCGGGCCCGATTCGCTCGAAACGCTGCGTTTCATCCGCGGCCTCGGCGACGCCGCCGTGTGCGTGCTCGGAAACCATGACCTGCACCTGATCGCGCTTGCCGCCGGCCACGGCCGGGCGCACAAGGGCGATACGCTCGACGCGGTACTGGCGGCGCCCGACCGGGACGAGCTGCTCGGCTGGCTGCGGCGGCAGAAGCTGGCGTGGCGCGAGGGCGACTGGCTCATGGTGCACGCGGGCGTGCTGCCGGGCTGGACGGCGGACGAGGTCATGCGTCACGCGGCGGAGGCCGAGGCCGTGCTCGCGGGCGCCCACTATCGCGACTTTCTCGCGCAGATGTACGGCAACGCACCGGTCGCCTGGGACGACGGGCTCGAAGGCGTCGAACGCCTGCGCGTCATCGTCAACGCCTTCACGCGCCTGCGCTACTGTTCGGCGGCCGGCGAGATGGAATTCCACCATAAAGGCGCGCCCGGCACGCAGCCGTCGGGCTGGCTGCCCTGGTTCGACGTGCCGGCGCGCAAGAGCGCGGATCTTGCCGTCGTCTTCGGCCACTGGTCGACGCTCGGCCTCGTCAACCGCGACGACCTGATCGCGCTCGATACGGGCTGTCTGTGGGGCGGGGCGCTGAGCGCCGTCAGGCTCGAGGATCGGCAGGTGTTCGCGGTGAAGTGCCGTCAGGCGCGGTCGCCGACGGGCTGA